Proteins encoded in a region of the Athene noctua chromosome 4, bAthNoc1.hap1.1, whole genome shotgun sequence genome:
- the CXXC4 gene encoding CXXC-type zinc finger protein 4 isoform X3 has translation MNTNVCVESGPNPEAPGLPKDSHLPEGALNSLVDYNSEMERYRSFATFYKTNGGAFPQAAKIARITTPIFPSAAAAAAARIGMSPWNCDTATAAAATAMLWGSGGGGGGAAAGAARKPSSSSSSSAAAAAASASAAAAAAASSLHAGRGGLHHRSDSQRLGKPGCPPAEQPGALPMANGNFLSTLAPEHCRPLAGECMNKLKCGAAEAEIMNLPERVGTFSAIPALGGLSLPPGVIVMTALHSPAAASAAVTDSAFQIANLADCPQSHASASPASALGAAAGAGGGGGGGGGGGGGAGGGGGAGAGAGNPAKKKRKRCGVCVPCKRLINCGVCSSCRNRKTGHQICKFRKCEELKKKPGTSLEA, from the exons ATGAACACCAACGTGTGCGTGGAGAGCGGCCCCAACCCCGAGGCGCCGGGGCTGCCCAAGGACAGCCACCTGCCCGAGGGGGCCCTCAACAGCCTTGTGGATTACAACTCGGAGATGGAGAGGTACCGCTCCTTCGCCACCTTCTACAAGACCAACGGCGGCGCCTTCCCGCAGGCGGCCAAGATCGCCCGCATCACCACCCCCATCTTCCCcagcgccgctgccgccgccgccgcccgcatcGGCATGTCCCCCTGGAACTGCGACACCgccacggccgccgccgccaccgccatGCTctggggcagcggcggcggcggcggcggcgcggcggcgggcgcggcgaggaaaccctcctcctcctcctcctcctccgccgccgccgccgccgcctccgcctccgcggccgccgccgccgccgcctcctcgctGCACGCCGGCAGGGGCGGCCTGCACCACCGGAGCGACTCGCAGCGGCTGGGCAAGCCCGGCTGCCCGCCGGCCGAGCAGCCCGGCGCCCTGCCCATGGCCAACGGCAACTTCCTCTCCACCCTCGCCCCCGAGCACTGCCGGCCGCTGGCCGGCGAGTGCATGAACAAGCTCAAGTGCGGCGCCGCCGAAGCCGAGATCATGAACCTCCCCGAGCGCGTCGGCACCTTCTCGGCCATCCCGGCGCTGGGcggcctctccctgccccccggGGTCATCGTCATGACTGCCCTGCACTCCCCCGCCGCGGCCTCGGCCGCCGTCACAGACAGCGCCTTCCAGATCGCCAACCTGGCGGACTGCCCGCAGAGCCACGCCTCGGCCTCGCCCGCCTCCGCCCTgggcgccgccgccggcgcggggggcggcggaggcggcggcggcggcggcggcgggggggccggcggcggcggcggggccggggccggggcgggcaaCCCCGCCAAGAAGAAGCGGAAACGCTGCGGGGTGTGCGTGCCCTGCAAGCGGCTCATCAACTGTGGAGTCTGCAGCAGTTGCAGGAACCGCAAAACGGGACACCAGATCTGCAAATTTAGGAAATGTGAAGAGCTTAAGAAAAAACCGGGCACTTCGCTAGAG GCCTGA
- the CXXC4 gene encoding CXXC-type zinc finger protein 4 isoform X2 — MNTNVCVESGPNPEAPGLPKDSHLPEGALNSLVDYNSEMERYRSFATFYKTNGGAFPQAAKIARITTPIFPSAAAAAAARIGMSPWNCDTATAAAATAMLWGSGGGGGGAAAGAARKPSSSSSSSAAAAAASASAAAAAAASSLHAGRGGLHHRSDSQRLGKPGCPPAEQPGALPMANGNFLSTLAPEHCRPLAGECMNKLKCGAAEAEIMNLPERVGTFSAIPALGGLSLPPGVIVMTALHSPAAASAAVTDSAFQIANLADCPQSHASASPASALGAAAGAGGGGGGGGGGGGGAGGGGGAGAGAGNPAKKKRKRCGVCVPCKRLINCGVCSSCRNRKTGHQICKFRKCEELKKKPGTSLERTPVPSAEAFRWFF; from the exons ATGAACACCAACGTGTGCGTGGAGAGCGGCCCCAACCCCGAGGCGCCGGGGCTGCCCAAGGACAGCCACCTGCCCGAGGGGGCCCTCAACAGCCTTGTGGATTACAACTCGGAGATGGAGAGGTACCGCTCCTTCGCCACCTTCTACAAGACCAACGGCGGCGCCTTCCCGCAGGCGGCCAAGATCGCCCGCATCACCACCCCCATCTTCCCcagcgccgctgccgccgccgccgcccgcatcGGCATGTCCCCCTGGAACTGCGACACCgccacggccgccgccgccaccgccatGCTctggggcagcggcggcggcggcggcggcgcggcggcgggcgcggcgaggaaaccctcctcctcctcctcctcctccgccgccgccgccgccgcctccgcctccgcggccgccgccgccgccgcctcctcgctGCACGCCGGCAGGGGCGGCCTGCACCACCGGAGCGACTCGCAGCGGCTGGGCAAGCCCGGCTGCCCGCCGGCCGAGCAGCCCGGCGCCCTGCCCATGGCCAACGGCAACTTCCTCTCCACCCTCGCCCCCGAGCACTGCCGGCCGCTGGCCGGCGAGTGCATGAACAAGCTCAAGTGCGGCGCCGCCGAAGCCGAGATCATGAACCTCCCCGAGCGCGTCGGCACCTTCTCGGCCATCCCGGCGCTGGGcggcctctccctgccccccggGGTCATCGTCATGACTGCCCTGCACTCCCCCGCCGCGGCCTCGGCCGCCGTCACAGACAGCGCCTTCCAGATCGCCAACCTGGCGGACTGCCCGCAGAGCCACGCCTCGGCCTCGCCCGCCTCCGCCCTgggcgccgccgccggcgcggggggcggcggaggcggcggcggcggcggcggcgggggggccggcggcggcggcggggccggggccggggcgggcaaCCCCGCCAAGAAGAAGCGGAAACGCTGCGGGGTGTGCGTGCCCTGCAAGCGGCTCATCAACTGTGGAGTCTGCAGCAGTTGCAGGAACCGCAAAACGGGACACCAGATCTGCAAATTTAGGAAATGTGAAGAGCTTAAGAAAAAACCGGGCACTTCGCTAGAG agAACACCTGTTCCCAGCGCTGAAGCATTCCGATGGTTCTTTTAA